AGACCTTGTTTGTGTACAGTGAAATAAGTTTCCATGGCAAGAGCAGTTGTATTTGTTTCTACTAGTTACTCTCCTGGTACATCAATTGGAAAGTACGCCAGAAACTCGCCTATTGATATCTCAAACCAGTATATTTGTTTTCACATCCTCGTATTAGGATTCAAACTTTGAAATATGCTAGTTTTACCTTGTGGTTCTCAAGTGTTCCATGGCAAGAGCAGTTGTATTTGTTTCTACTAGTTACtcttctggtatatcaattggaaaGTACGCCAGAAACTCGCCTATTGATATCTCAAACCAGTATATTTGTTTTCACATCCTCATATTAGGATCCAATCTTTATCTTATACTTCCTGAAATATGCTAGTTTTACCTTGTGGTTCTCAAGTGGCTATACCTTGTTGTTCATGATTTCGTCACCGTAAAGGTGCAGGTAAAATAGTTGCCCATCTATGTATCATTGGTGTGTCTGATTTGGAGAAACTGTGAAGCCAAATGCTTCATCTAGTTATAATCTCCCTCGATGTATATATTACTCGATTTGATTACTTTTAGGTGATATACTGGATAAAAGAGAGCCAAATAATTTCTTGAAATTTGTATCTTTATGTTTCTGGGAATGTAATAAAAGCCCTTTTAAGAAACTCTCTTCAGAAAACAGAATTTTGAAAATCATTCTTTTGATCTAAATACTAACGAGTGACAACTTTTCTTTTCAGTATTTGGAGCTGTTCCTTACAAGAATAGATGGCTTGAGAAGAAGGTTTTCATTGAGTGGTTCAGCAGAGGATAGCTTGGGTTTTTCTGTGATAAGAGAGACATTTCAGGTTTATCACTTTGCTCACTTCCCTATAATTTTACCTCAcccttttgttttcttcaaagatATCTGACTTTCTCATGCATAGTGCACATGGTAGGGTACTTCTACTATGGGTTACTAGCTTCCCGCAGTTTTAGGTTTTGAATGTTCTTCATGCCTCACAAATGGAAATGTAGATTTAACGCCATATTTTCTGTGGAACACGTGTGTAGAAGTACTCGACATACTATTATTGTGTTACTTTGTGTTGTTAATGCATGTTTGGCTGCTGCTAGGTGGCTTTGGCCATTGAGCACCTATAAAGATTAGTCTTGACTAGTCACACACTAGTATATAAAGATAAACAGATAGATAGTCTAGAATTTGGTATACTGCAGCTTGCAGGAGCCTTACACTAAGTTTGGTTTTTCAAATCATGTGTTTGTGTTGTTAAATATTACTCAATGTAGTGTTAATAAATAGTGTTTCGCATGCCATCTTGCATTCTTGCTACGAAATTGGCACGTCGGCTTTGCTATGAGACCTGCTTTAAGTTGCTCATTTAACACTTGTATTTTTCTATAGAGGGCTGCGGATTACCTGTCCCCAAATCTAAAGAACACAAATGGTCTATTGCATATGTATGCTTACTGGGCTCGTTTGGAATGGGAACTAGGAAAAGATCTGGCTGCAGCTCGTGGAGTCTGGGAGAGCTTGCTTAAGATCAGGTTTTTTCCTGCGTTAGTTTTATGTAGTGGCAAAATTATATACATTTTGATGCTTACCTTGATATGCTAATTTTATGCTTATGAAGTCAGGAAAGAAGAGTGGTTATCACACCTTTCAGAATTTCCCAGTGTTTCTATCTCTAAATAcgtatatattttgtttttgcaCAGTGGTTCGATGTTGGAAGCCTGGGAAGGTTATGTTAAGATGGAAATTGAAACAGGTCACATAGATGCAGCTAGATCCATTTATAAAAGATGCTATAGCAAAAGGTTCATGGGAACCGGTTCAGAAGTACGTACCTATCTTATATTTTAGAGGTTACGCTTGGTTAAACAGTGactttatatttatattttgaggtTACGCCTGGTTATTTAAAATTTATGTCTAGGGAAAATTAGAATGTATGCATCTATTATAGTAGTGTTTACAAGCATTATAAATATAGTAGTGTTTCCAAAGCAAACCCCATACAGGAATTGCGTACAGTCTGTACTTATTAGGTTTGTCTCTAGTGTGCTGGATATGCAAACTAACAACAAAGTAGCAATAGGTTCGTCATTTCTTTTAGCACTACGTAGTTGTCCATgtaaatgtttttctttttcccattcaAATAGGATTGTGGTGAGATGTAGACATTACTGCATGCATCAGTGTTCTAGTATTTCTGCAGGAGTCaaattggtggtggtgatatATTCATCCAGACTATAATGTCATTACGCTGTGATTCAGTGTCATTCGTCAGTGGTTTCATTGCTAAATTCCAGTACTATATTTTGGATTACATGATATATTCCTTCTCTAAAACACAGAATCATTCAGGATATATGCCATTCTTGGCTGCGCTTTGAAAGGGAATTTGGGACTCTAGATGATTGTGATCATGCCGTGAAGAAGGTATGATTGCTTCTGGATGACAACTTGATTTCTTTGCTTTTCCTTATTCAATGATGAAATAGCATCGTTCTAGTAAATGGGCATTTTTAATCTGTACCCTGACAAGGTGTTCATGTCCGCGAACCTAAGATACCCTGGCATTTACAGAACAACTTTGCACATACCACGTGACAGATATAACTGAATGTCCGATCTCTCTGCTTTAATACCTTGTAGTTTGGGTTTTGAAAGAGATTCCATGCCCATGTTTTTTGAAACTAACGAATGATTTATATTTTATTCTGTACCCTGACATGGTCCAAGTCCTACAATTTCTTGAACACACCATGTCCATGTCCATATCCATATTCGATTCTTTCCAACATAACTTTCTCTTCGAAATTCAACTAAGTGAGCTGCTTTACTTTTAATGGTTTTTGTGTGAAGATATTGCGTCATTTTATATTTCTAAGAAGGATGAATTGCCAAATTAGCTATTTGTTTCCTCTTAGGTTACACCACGTCTAGAGGAGCTTCAGTTATACAAACAGCAGCAGGAGGCGAGGCTGGTTGCTGAGTCGGTACCTAGGGGAGATGATAATCCTGCTAAAAAACCTTCTCAGAAGAGAAAAACAGGTATCAGACAAACGGATGAGCAGCCTACACCGAAGCGGCAGAAGGGCGCGGCTGAAAACCCAGTGCAGGCAACTGAAACAGAAACAGAAAAGGCTGTGGTTTCAACCGTTTCCCAAAATACTTTAGATCAACAAACTAAATCGTCTTCTAACAAAGAGTTGTACAAAGACCAGTGTACAGCATTTTTGTCTAACCTCCACCTCCAGGCAAGCTACCCAATATCTCTTGTTGCCACGCTTTATGATTTATCGACACTAAGATCAGATTGTTGATGATACTTGACGATCGTGCACAGGTTAAGGATGAACACTTGCATAGTTTCTTCGACGATGTTGGTGGTGTAAGTGCTATTCGTGTACTGAAGGACAAGTACACTGGTAAATCAAGGGTAACTCTCTTTCTAGCTCTCACCCTCTTTTGTTATAAGCTTTTTTGATGCAACTATGATTGAGTGATGCATGTATCCATATTTTGATTATGTAGGGATTAGCTTATGTGGATTTCACCAAGGCCGAGTATCTTTCAAAAGCTCTAGCAAAGAACAAGAAACTCCTGCTTGGAAAGAAAGTCAGCATTGTACGCTCTAATCCTCAACGCAACAAGAACAAGGAATCCTCAGAAAAAAACAGGAGGGAGCCTGGTAACTTTTCTTGCACCGTGTAGGGACTTAAGATTGGATCCTTCATTTTCTGTACTTCATTTCCAATAAATGAAGTAAAGCTTTACTAGTCAAGAATAGcatctcttttttgtttttcaaatatATCTCAAGCTGTTTCCTATTCTTGGATTAACATCTTGAAGTTCTCACATAATGTGGTGGAGCTGTGGAATTcaaacttcatattttctttcactgcaatATTAGAATACTGGTGTAGCATAAGTTTTTCCAGCAGATAGAGCTATTTCACACTCTGTTTAATATATGCCTGCCCCCTCTTTTACAGGTGATAATAAAACAAGAACAGCGGCTACCGAAAGTACTGGTACATTGGAGGACCCGAAAATCTCCACCGAACATTCTAAAGAGTCTGGTGCGCCTCTTCCAGCATCAGCCGCTGCTGTTGATAGCAAGCAAGGAGATCGTCATGAACTAAAGGGAAAGAACACATTTGCAGTGCCAAGAAATCTTGCCAGACCCCTTGGATGGACCAAGCCTGTAactaagaaagaagaagaaaatgacgaAGTCCCTAAATCTAATGATGAATTCAGGAAAATGCTACTCAAGAAGTGATGAAGTCGTATTGTATGCATCTCAAACGGAACTGATTTTGGTAGTTATAAAACCAAGCTTGAACAGAACTTGGTTCAGGTTTGCTTTAGTTTGTGAGGGGTCAAGCATTGGTTAGCTTTGATAGATGGAGGTGTatgttattttttaattttttctgtaaacatctttttgtgcagttttattttttttatgatccAAAAAGATTAACCCACTAACAAGCTAAAAGCAGTTGTTCTGGAGCGAAACCCTCTTACATAGTTGAGAACCTTCATCCTATCCATACTTGGACTTTTAAAAATAAAACTAGGTGGAGTAGCAATGAAAAAGGTTGCATCTGTATTGGTTTTCTTTGCCAATGCATATGCTGCCTCGTGGGCTCCTTGATAAAACTGTACATCCAAATCCAAAAATGTTCCCGGGGTTTGGATTTTGATGTGAATTTCAAATAGCATGTTCTTTATCAGTTTAAATATTGTTAACTTAAGAGAATTAGAGCTGCCTTTACTGGCTTACTTTTAGTAATGATTTGTCACTGTTGATGAAAATAAGTCAACCAGGGACTCATGCCAGCAAGTGGGATTCTCCAAAGGCTTGAGTTCAGGTAAGTAATAAGTGTCATCTTGTTCCATGAGATGGGACTCATTTGTCTTCACCTGTGCATTAAATAGAGATTAAATACCATGTGTGGAGCACTTGCCCTTTCTAATGTTGCAGAGTTCCTGCTATAATCTTTATAAAAAAAGATTGAGCTCACACATGGCACTGCTTCTGCAGACAGCATGGGAGtgaatagaagaaaaaaactgtATTGTACCATTATTTGTAAAAACCTGAGGTTGCAAGTGTAATCCATTAGACATACTCCAGTGACTAGTGTCAATAAGATTGAGCAGCTAAATTACAAAATATGGATGAGTCCCAATACCTGTATCCATTACAATGTTATAGATGATTTTTTAGATCAAGTATCTTCTGAGATTGACATGACAGTGTGATCACTGATCATCTATGTCACTGTGTGCACTTGAAAAGACCCTTTAAATTTGTTGTTGATTGCATTTTTATATTAGTCACATAGGAAGAGTTGGTAGATAATTAGATACCATTGTACCAACTTACCTTCCTCCTCCCAGTCCTCCTCTTGTCTCTGTTATTACAAAATTACAAGAAAAGTAAATAATAAAGTAGTCTAGTCCCTCCCATTATACAAGTTGTAAGTTAGCCTCACTTTTGTTGGTTTCTTCCTTTTGCTGCAAAAGCTTGCAACACCCTCAAGTTCAAAAGTACTTCCCTAAAACAGCTAAGTGTCTGTATCTCACAAATTTCTATgtcttgttttcatcttctttttgaaTCTCTACAAACCAAAATATCAATATTATGAGATCACTAGGCCCCCCATCAACAGGCCCCTCCACTCCACCCTCTAGCTATAGGTAAACCTGATTATCTCTTAACTGTCAATCATGTCTTATCTTAAACCTGATCTCCTCTACCTAATTAATCATCTATCTTTTCTTAATAAATGAAGGGAATTGTATTGGAAGTAGAGGACATGTCTCCATAGACATAGACcagaagcaaaaaaataaaataaaatcattttataGAGACCCCTCACCCCTCCATTCCTCTCTAAACTCTTCTCTTTTGGTCtccaaacaaaaaacaaaacaaagaaaatgaaTATTTCTAGTGATCAAGAAGGAGatgatcatcatcataatcagatCCCAATCTCAAACCCAATCCCAATAACTAGCAAATATACTGTGGTCGTACAtggaaatcatcatcatcaccaccaccgtcCTCAAAATCAAATcatcccttcttcttcttctggttatGGAAAGAAACTAGTGGTGGTCAAGTACATAGAGTGTTTAAAGAATCATGCAGCAAGTATGGGTGGATCTGTTATAGATGGGTGTTGTGAGTTCATGTCAGGTGGTAAAGAAGGAACAATTGAAGCTCTGAAATGTTCAGCTTGTAATTGCCATAGAAACTTTCACAGGAAATGcattcttgaagaagaagatgaagaagaagatgttgatcATCATATTGAATCATCAAGTCAATATCAACAACATACTCATCTTGTCAACAAGATGAGAAAAACTAGCTTGTTAACACCACACCAGGTGTTGGGATCATTAGATCAGTCCTTGTATCCAACACCAGCAGTACCTATAATGAAGCAGCAGCCTTGTACTCCTTCTTCAGATCAGCAATTATCATCTCACAGCAGTAAGATGATGATGCTGTCTCACTCCTCTCTATTTCACTCTAACAGTGGAGGTTCTTCTCTTCCTGCTGCTTCATCAGATTCTGATGAGATCAAAACAGtatcacaaccaccaccaccaccaccaccatcactagcAGCTCCAGGACAAGTAGTTGCAGTGAAAAAGAGGTTTAGATCTAAATTCACTCAAGAACAGAAAGACAAGATGTTGAGCTTTGCTGAGAAAGTAGGTTGGAGTTTTCAAAAGGAAGAGGAAGCTAATGTTCTACAGATCTGTCAAGAAATTGGTATCAAGAAAAGGGTTCTCAGGGTATGGATGCACAATAACAAGCATAACTTTGCCACCAAAAAGATCATCTCTAATTCTAATTCCAATTCCATCACCActaattgaattgaaatattgaaTCATGATCAACTCTTTAGCTCACTGTGGTGTGTGTCCTTCCTTTTTAGTCCCTCTTAATGTTTTAAGCTTTTAAGGATGTAGGTAACTAAGTAAGATTATTAGTACTTGATTAGTTAAAAATGCATGTCTATATCTCTGATTCTCCattattatgatgatgatcattgtctaaattaagaaaactctttaatcaattattattatgatgttAATTGCATTTGGTTAAGTATCATGTGTAAtttggtttcttgattttttttttgatggcaATTGCAGCATTTGATTAATTGCTTACTATACAACTTTATGAGTCTAGAAGCTAATTTTTTATGACAGTTAGTTTTTTACATTCGGATTAGGGCCTAGGCGAGGTATGCTGTCGCCTAGCGCCTCAATGAACTAAACTCCAGTTATCCACTGTTAGATAAATAAAGAAAAGATCTCACATGTTCAAGTAAATGTTTATATGGTAAACAAAGAAAAgcttcatcttatttatgaaaaTATGTGTTATCCACTAGGATCATTGTTTTATTGACGCATTGGTCAGCAGAGGCAGTACATCCAGGAGCTTATATGGCACGGGGATGGAAGCCATTATTTTTACTCCCAAGGCCCGAACCATGGATTGAATTTCTCATGAGCTTCAACTATCGCTGCTCGGCTCTTCTTTTGCTCTTCCTTGATCTTCAACAATCTATTACCATTATCTTCCATCTCTATATGGCATTCAAATTCATAAACAAGTTATTATAGTTAAGAAATCAAAGAGAATGTAAAAACGTTTTtttaaaaaacctaaggttaagctAAGTACATACCAGAAGTGTAACTGTTGAAGTACAGGGTATAGTTACAGCTAGGAACACATGCTGGTACAAGAAATCTACCCTTAGCTGAAGGTAACCCAGCTGCCATGAATATTACACCAATAACAACCAAACTAAGACATACCAATGAAGAAGGAGGAaaacttgatgatgatgatttcttCATTGTTGGTTaaacatcaacattaagtctaagataatctctaacaagttggttaggataagaaaaggcaattgatgtaatcctaagggaattagaagacatctaattctaagaaaaggaaagacatgtaataaggtaataggactatgAAAAGGAATTCaaaattctatatatatatatgatcaccaaagttgtggttgatcatatgagcaagattagagcttgtgtttagttttgagagattttctaaacatcaataaagggagttgtctttatataagctaagtttcatcttgcagttgccattaattggtatcagagcttgtttctgagccatggaaaacgaaaccaccattgtgggtgcaaaacagttcacgccaccatcaatacaatttccaatcctcaacgccacaaactacacagtatgggccatgagaatgaaggtactgatgaaaatctacaaagtttgggaaacaattgatcctggtacattggacctagacaaaaacaatgttgccattggattactctttcaagcaataccagaatgtcttgttctacaagttggtgaacaggaaacttcaaagaaaatttgggatgcaataaaggcacgtaatctcggagctgatcgagttaaagaagaccgtctgcaaaccttaatgtctgaatttgaaagagtgaagatgaaagacactgatactattgatagcttagcaggaaagctatcagagatagcctcaaaagctgcgtcacttggacaatccattgatgaagataaactggtaaagaagtttctcaatagtttaccaagatccaagtatattcatatcatagcttctctcgaacaagtcttagatttaaagaagactagctatgaagatataattggaagattgaaagcatatgaagagagaatccttgatgaagaaaacaatggagaaactcaaggaaaactcttgtacacaaactcttaccaaaaaactctgcgacaagaggaagaggtcgtggaagaggtggtagagtaaacagaggccgaggaaggggaggaaggtttaactcacaagatagaacaacaagtcagaatgatcaaaaccaagggaaagaaaagaaggatagatcaaacattatttgttacagatgtgataaaccaggacacttctcctctgtatgccctgaaagaatacaaaagatgaagaagaagcaaacaagaatgaaacaagggaagcagataactcttttcatgcacgaagttgtattcttaaacgaagggaaactaataccaaagaactacgaatcaaaggatggagaagaaggaatctggtatttagataatggagccagcaatcacatgactggtaagagacactacttttctgaactcaatgagaaaatcaaaggacaagtgaagt
This genomic stretch from Papaver somniferum cultivar HN1 chromosome 5, ASM357369v1, whole genome shotgun sequence harbors:
- the LOC113284375 gene encoding squamous cell carcinoma antigen recognized by T-cells 3-like gives rise to the protein MAEPAKDFETLDVDMDEVEEEAKQDIQSSDSSDSDSDSDEDAAADDEQQLQTLEKELAENPSSYDAHVQYIKSLRKFGDIEKMRKAREDMNALFPLTPSMWSEWAKDEASLTTGSEAYDAIVKLYERGVNEYLSVSLWCDYLKYVEEHDPAVQDFSPEGLSKMRNLYERALTAAGLHVTEGKKIWEAYREFENNLITAHHEENTERQEEQERHIRSLYRRQLSIPHADSESTLVAYTNWESLQQQKTSNSAELEAIPSVVASAYKKSMEIYKARVYHEEKISKQDMSETDKVKNYMTYLKFEQSSGDPSRVQILYERAVTDFPLSSDLWLDYTCYLEQTLKVPKIVIGAYSRATRNCPWIGKLWVQYLLSLERSHASELELATVYEQSLLCSFSSFEEYLELFLTRIDGLRRRFSLSGSAEDSLGFSVIRETFQRAADYLSPNLKNTNGLLHMYAYWARLEWELGKDLAAARGVWESLLKISGSMLEAWEGYVKMEIETGHIDAARSIYKRCYSKRFMGTGSEDICHSWLRFEREFGTLDDCDHAVKKVTPRLEELQLYKQQQEARLVAESVPRGDDNPAKKPSQKRKTGIRQTDEQPTPKRQKGAAENPVQATETETEKAVVSTVSQNTLDQQTKSSSNKELYKDQCTAFLSNLHLQVKDEHLHSFFDDVGGVSAIRVLKDKYTGKSRGLAYVDFTKAEYLSKALAKNKKLLLGKKVSIVRSNPQRNKNKESSEKNRREPGDNKTRTAATESTGTLEDPKISTEHSKESGAPLPASAAAVDSKQGDRHELKGKNTFAVPRNLARPLGWTKPVTKKEEENDEVPKSNDEFRKMLLKK
- the LOC113284376 gene encoding zinc-finger homeodomain protein 6-like, giving the protein MNISSDQEGDDHHHNQIPISNPIPITSKYTVVVHGNHHHHHHRPQNQIIPSSSSGYGKKLVVVKYIECLKNHAASMGGSVIDGCCEFMSGGKEGTIEALKCSACNCHRNFHRKCILEEEDEEEDVDHHIESSSQYQQHTHLVNKMRKTSLLTPHQVLGSLDQSLYPTPAVPIMKQQPCTPSSDQQLSSHSSKMMMLSHSSLFHSNSGGSSLPAASSDSDEIKTVSQPPPPPPPSLAAPGQVVAVKKRFRSKFTQEQKDKMLSFAEKVGWSFQKEEEANVLQICQEIGIKKRVLRVWMHNNKHNFATKKIISNSNSNSITTN